A section of the Malania oleifera isolate guangnan ecotype guangnan chromosome 2, ASM2987363v1, whole genome shotgun sequence genome encodes:
- the LOC131148323 gene encoding uncharacterized protein LOC131148323 — protein sequence MDLGGSNAHASGNEGVGPSAAASGDSDAMTTAISIEDVRREVKILKALLGHKNLVKFHDACEDANNVYIVMELCEGEELLDRILSRGGRYIEEDAKAIVVQILNVVAFCHLQGVVHRNLKPENFLFTSRDKDAPMKLIDFVKADGYCSFNIYGAGCSSVTLCCSTYSVGHVDIKPPPVEFFAPPSSNYTLWRSRMEDLLNCKDLVDPLDYKGMKPDSVKDDDWRRMNRKTIGQIRQWIDHKVYHHVAQETDAYSLWEKLENMYQAKTACNKAMLMRQLMDLGDEAEALLLLSSLLDSWETLVITLSNSAPDGKLTMAMVKDALFNEEARRKEAGADQSQAFVTETRG from the exons ATGACAACTGCAATATCGATTGAAGATGTTCGTAGGGAGGTGAAAATATTAAAAGCTTTATTAGGGCATAAGAATCTAGTCAAGTTTCACGATGCATGTGAGGATGCCAATAATGTCTACATAGTCATGGA aCTCTGTGAAGGTGAAGAATTACTGGACAGAATTTTATCTAG AGGTGGAAGATACATAGAAGAAGATGCTAAAGCTATTGTtgttcaaattttgaatgtggtTGCCTTTTGTCATCTTCAAGGTGTTGTGCATCGCAATCTAAAACCAGAG AATTTTCTTTTTACCTCAAGAGATAAGGATGCTCCAATGAAGCTAATTGATTTCG tcaaagCAGACGGCTACTGCTCCTTCAACATCTACGGCGCCGGCTGCTCCTCCgtcaccctttgctgctccacCTACTCTGTCGGACATGTTGACATTAAGCCACCGCCCGTTGAATTTTTTGCTCcccctt CCTCCAATTACACTCTGTGGAGGTCTCGGATGGAGGATCTCCTTAATTGTAAGGATTTGGTAGACCCTTTGGATTATAAAGGTATGAAACCAGATTCcgtcaaagatgatgattggagaAGAATGAATAGGAAAACCATTGGTCAAATCAGACAATGGATTGACCACAAAGTATATCATCACGTCGCACAAGAGACTGATGCTTATAGTCTTTGGGAGAAGCTGGAAAACATGTACCAGGCCAAGACTGCCTGCAACAAAGCCATGTTAATGAGACAGCtt ATGGATCTTGGCGATGAAGCAGAAGCATTGCTGCTTCTTAGCTCCTTACTAGACAGCTGGGAGACATTGGTTATTACTCTCAGTAATTCAGCTCCTGACGGCAAACTTACCATGGCGATGGTAAAAGATGCCCTATTCAACGAAGAGGCCAGGAGAAAAGAAGCAGGTGCAGATCAGTCACAAGCCTTTGTTACTGAAACCAGAGGCTGA